The window CCGCGTTTTTGAAAAAAGAGCACGCTGAGGGGGTGAAATCCGGCCTCCAGAGCAATGGCACCGGAGCGCTCGCGCGTGCCGTGCAGGCCATCGTTGTCCACCACCAGTTGGTCCCCGATCCTCAGGCGGCTCCCGTCGTCGGAAACCGTGGAAAATAGATAAACCCCGGTTCGCGGTACCTTGATGAGCCCCTCAAAACTTAGCCCGAAAAGCTCTTCCCGTTCGGCAGGGGTCAGGTCCAAGTACTCACACATCTTGATCCTGACCGGCTGCAGGCGAGAAAAGTCAGGGATGCTATCCCATTCCCCTTCGTAGTAGCGGACAACGAGCCCCGGGGCTAAGGCAGCGATAGGCTCAGCTGGCCGGGGGCTAACTTTTTCCAGGTTGAACGTGGCAATGCCGCTGGCGATGCCCCCTGGCCAGAAGGCGCGCGCCTTGAGCGTGGTGTTTTCCGTAATGCGAATTGGTCCGGTGTAGCGCGTGGCGCGACGGCCAGGCGCGGAGCCATCCAGAGTGTAGCGAATCTCGGCACCCGGATGCGCGACCGCCAACTCTGCCTGCATTTCGTCGATGAAGAGGCCAGTCCGATTGAGCAACTCAGGTGGGAGAAAGCCCTGATTGGCCAATGCCACCTGTGGGGAGGGGATCTTCTCAATCTCACGGTCGTAAGTCAGGAGGCCATTGTTTTCCGTCTCCACATCGGTGAGCTGGGTGTAGACGGCGGCGCTGAGTCCCGCTTCCCGTGCCAAGCGATGCACGCCGGTCAGCACTTCCTCGTACCGTCGCGCGAGCGCCTGCGGGTTCGGCAAAAGGTCATAGCCCCAGCCAGTTTGGGCCCACGTGTGGCCTGGCACCACAAAGCCAAGGCCTCCGAACTCGCCCAGTACTGCGGCTCGATGGACTTCGGGCTCGGGGGAGATCGGGTCGGGATAGGAGTGCACGTCGTGGACGTCACCCACGCCGGCGTCCGTCCAGCCGCTGGCGTTGTTCACCAAACGGGTCGGATCAAGCTCGCGTACGAGCGTCACGATCCGTTCGGTGTCGTACTGTCCCCACCCCTCGTTGAACGGCACCCACATGATGATCGAGGGGTGATTGAACCGGCCGCGAATCATCGCCGTCAACTCCCGCTCGAACTGCGCCCGCTCTTCGGGCGTGCGGTTGGCCCCGCTGGGCATGTCCTGCCAGACCAGGAGCCCGAGCCGATCGCACCAGTAGTACCACCGCTCGGGCTCCACCTTCACATGCTTGCGCACCATGTTGAAGCCCATACGCTTCATCATCTCCACGTCGAAGCGCAGGGCTCGGTCCGACGGTGCAGTGTAGATGCCATCCGGCCAAAAGCCCTGGTCAAGCGGGCCGATCTGAAAGAGCGGCTGGCCGTTAACGAGGAGGCGCGTCACCCCGTTGCTATCCGGGCCCACTGCAACCGTGCGCAGGCCAAAATAGCTGGTGACCTTGTCCACCGCCCTGCCAGATCTGCGAAGGGTCAGCGATAGCTCGTAAAGGAAAGGGTCAGCAGGCGACCAGAGCTTGGGCGAGGGGATGGAGAGGACCAACTCTTCTCCCACCTGAGAAACTTGGCGGCTCACCTGCTTGCCGCGGGCCCAAACCTTGGCCTCGATAGCGAATTCTGGCCCCGACCCCTCGGTCTCGGCCCGAATGCGCACCGCGGTGTGCTCCACGTCAGGGTAAACAGCGAGCTGGGAAATATGGTATTCGGGCACCGGTTCTACCCATACGGTTTGCCAGATGCCGCTGGTGGGCGTGTAGAAGATGCCGCCGGGGCTGAGGGTCTGTTTGCCTACAGGTTGGCCTCCCGCCGTGGTGGGATCCCAGACCGCGACGACTATCTCCTGTGCTGCTTCCGGCCTAAGGGCCTCGGTGACGTCGAAGGAGAAGGCATCGTAGCCGCCGCGGTGCTCCCCCACCAGTGAACCATTGACAAAGACCTGCGCTTCCCAATCCACTGCTCCAAAGTGAAGCAACAAGCGTCCTTTGCGCCAGCGGCTTGGCACATTAAAGGCACGGCGGTACCAGAGGCGCTGGTCCGGTCCCACTCTCTGCGCAATCCCAGACAGGGCCGATTCCACCGGAAAAGGCACGAGAATTCTGTGCGGAAATGTATCAGGAGGAGCGGCTTCCTTGGGCGTTATGGCAAACTCCCACAGCCCGTTGAGGTTGAGCCACTCCTTGCGCACCATGTGCGGGCGGGGGTATTCTGGCCAGGGGTTGTCGGGCGAAAGGTGTTTCGCCCAGCGGGTGAGGAGCGGACTATGGGCAGGACTCCATTCAATGGTTCTCCTTCGA is drawn from candidate division KSB1 bacterium and contains these coding sequences:
- a CDS encoding chitobiase/beta-hexosaminidase C-terminal domain-containing protein codes for the protein MHFPQRSLPWFLLFAILFALLTFLAQCRRRTIEWSPAHSPLLTRWAKHLSPDNPWPEYPRPHMVRKEWLNLNGLWEFAITPKEAAPPDTFPHRILVPFPVESALSGIAQRVGPDQRLWYRRAFNVPSRWRKGRLLLHFGAVDWEAQVFVNGSLVGEHRGGYDAFSFDVTEALRPEAAQEIVVAVWDPTTAGGQPVGKQTLSPGGIFYTPTSGIWQTVWVEPVPEYHISQLAVYPDVEHTAVRIRAETEGSGPEFAIEAKVWARGKQVSRQVSQVGEELVLSIPSPKLWSPADPFLYELSLTLRRSGRAVDKVTSYFGLRTVAVGPDSNGVTRLLVNGQPLFQIGPLDQGFWPDGIYTAPSDRALRFDVEMMKRMGFNMVRKHVKVEPERWYYWCDRLGLLVWQDMPSGANRTPEERAQFERELTAMIRGRFNHPSIIMWVPFNEGWGQYDTERIVTLVRELDPTRLVNNASGWTDAGVGDVHDVHSYPDPISPEPEVHRAAVLGEFGGLGFVVPGHTWAQTGWGYDLLPNPQALARRYEEVLTGVHRLAREAGLSAAVYTQLTDVETENNGLLTYDREIEKIPSPQVALANQGFLPPELLNRTGLFIDEMQAELAVAHPGAEIRYTLDGSAPGRRATRYTGPIRITENTTLKARAFWPGGIASGIATFNLEKVSPRPAEPIAALAPGLVVRYYEGEWDSIPDFSRLQPVRIKMCEYLDLTPAEREELFGLSFEGLIKVPRTGVYLFSTVSDDGSRLRIGDQLVVDNDGLHGTRERSGAIALEAGFHPLSVLFFQKRG